The genomic region TTTTCAGCATCAGTAGGACTGGAACAGAGACCCTACTGTTGCAGCAAcgcactgagtgtggagcctgaaacagttatCTGGCCTGGAAAAAGGAATTCAAGGCAGGGAGGGGACATACACGCGTTTGTGTGCAACTGTAGcttcggccatggagaaaccatggaagtgtggcGAATGCGGGAAAGGCTTCCGTGTCCCATCTGCCCTGGAGACacatcggcgcagtcacaccaGGGAGAAGCCATTCTTCTGTCCTGAGTGCGGGAAGGACTTCAGTGATTCCTCcgccctgctgaggcaccggTGGGAGCACACAGGGGAGAGGACCTTCAACTGCCCTGAGTGCAGGAAGAGCTTCAGCGATTCCTCCGCCTGGCTGAGGCACTTGCGGGTTCACACAGGGGAGAGCCCCTTCAGCT from Chiloscyllium plagiosum isolate BGI_BamShark_2017 unplaced genomic scaffold, ASM401019v2 scaf_32665, whole genome shotgun sequence harbors:
- the LOC122545229 gene encoding zinc finger protein 664-like gives rise to the protein MEKPWKCGECGKGFRVPSALETHRRSHTREKPFFCPECGKDFSDSSALLRHRWEHTGERTFNCPECRKSFSDSSAWLRHLRVHTGESPFSCLKCGKAFSDSSALMRHQRVHTGERPFCCPDCRKVFTRSSHLVIHRRVHT